From the Malus domestica chromosome 17, GDT2T_hap1 genome, one window contains:
- the LOC103406010 gene encoding LOW QUALITY PROTEIN: 15.7 kDa heat shock protein, peroxisomal (The sequence of the model RefSeq protein was modified relative to this genomic sequence to represent the inferred CDS: deleted 1 base in 1 codon; substituted 1 base at 1 genomic stop codon), with protein sequence MAADSIFGXPFRRLLWSPPIFREWSGSTALMDWFESPNSPIIKVNVPGFRKEDIKGQIEEGNILQMKGEGGKEREEAHAAKYTVWNVAERGTGKGDFSREIALPENVKVDQIKAQVENGVLTIVVPKDTTPKPSKVRNINITSKL encoded by the exons ATGGCAGCTGATAGCATATTTGGTTAGCCATTCAGGCGCCTCCTCTGGAGCCCTCCGATTTTCCGAGAATGGTCCGGATCAACGGCCCTCATGGACTGGTTTGAATCCCCTAATTCCCCCATAATCAAGGTCAATGTTCCAG GTTTTAGAAAAGAGGACATAAAAGGGCAGATAGAAGAAGGGAATATTTTGCAGATGAAAGGGGAAGgcgggaaagaaagagaggaggcTCATGCAGCAAAATACACTGTTTGGAACGTCGCGGAGAGGGGGACGGGAAAAGGAGACTTTTCCCGGGAAATCGCATTGCCGGAAAATGTGAAAGTCGATCAGATAAAAGCTCAGGTTGAGAATGGTGTTCTCACCATTGTTGTCCCAAAAGATACGACC CCAAAACCATCCAAAGTGCGAAACATCAATATCACTAGCAAGCTCTAA